Proteins found in one Populus alba chromosome 14, ASM523922v2, whole genome shotgun sequence genomic segment:
- the LOC118040551 gene encoding pirin-like protein, translating to MRASFYRNFLKRLYPPTTTKASNSIHRIRNIMSESDQSIGFDTPRLVTKKILAKLQHEGDGAVVRRGIGRSEQKLLDPFLMLDEFSVSPPAGFPDHPHRGFETVTYMLQGSITHQDFAGHKGTIHTGDVQWMTAGRGIIHSEMPAGEGAQTGLQLWINLSSQDKMIEPRYQELLSDDIKRAEKDGAEVRIIAGESMGVRSPVYTRTPTMYLDFSLKPRAQVHQNIPESWNGFVYVIEGEGVFGKPSSSPSTAHHVLVLGPGDGLSVWNRSSKPLRFVLIAGQPINEPVVQYGPFVMNTEAEIDQTIEDYHYSKNGFEMAKFWRSQ from the exons ATGCGAGCTTCTTTTTATCGAAATTTTCTGAAGAGATTATATCCACCAACTACTACCAAGGCTAGCAACAGTATACACCGTATCAGAAATATCATGTCTGAATCAGATCAATCCATTGGTTTCGACACACCCAGATTGGTGACCAAGAAGATCCTGGCCAAGCTCCAACATGAAGGTGATGGTGCTGTTGTTAGAAGAGGCATTGGAAG GAGTGAACAGAAGTTACTGGATCCTTTTCTCATGCTGGATGAATTTTCAG TGTCTCCTCCTGCTGGATTTCCTGATCATCCGCACAGAG GTTTTGAGACTGTTACATACATGCTGCAG GGAAGCATCACTCATCAGGACTTTGCAGGGCACAAGGGTACAATCCATACCGGGGATGTGCAG TGGATGACAGCAGGAAGAGGCATCATCCACTCAGAAATGCCTGCCGGAGAAGGTGCTCAAACGGGCCTGCAGCTGTGGATAAATCTATCTTCCCAAGACAAAAT GATTGAACCTAGGTATCAAGAACTTTTAAGTGATGACATAAAAAGAGCAGAGAAAGACGGGGCTGAAGTGAGAATTATAGCAGGGGAATCGATGGGAGTGCGATCTCCAGTTTATACAAGAACACCAACAATGTATTTGGATTTCTCTCTGAAACCCAGAGCTCAAGTGCATCAAAACATCCCAGAATCATGGAATGGATTTGTGTATGTTATTGAAGGTGAAGGGGTCTTCGGCAAGCCAAGTTCTTCACCCTCAACTGCTCATCATGTCCTGGTTTTAGGTCCTGGAGATGGTTTGAGCGTGTGGAACAGATCATCTAAGCCATTGCGATTTGTTCTGATTGCCGGACAGCCAATTAACGAGCCCGTGGTTCAGTATGGGCCTTTTGTGATGAACACAGAGGCAGAAATTGATCAAACCATTGAGGACTACCACTACAGCAAAAATGGGTTTGAAATGGCGAAGTTTTGGAGATCCCAATGA
- the LOC118040542 gene encoding ras-related protein RABA5e gives MSSDEEGGEEYLFKIVIIGDSAVGKSNLLSRYARNEFNLHSKATIGVEFQTQSMEIDGKEVKAQIWDTAGQERFRAVTSAYYRGAVGALIVYDISRRTTFDSVGRWLDELKTHSDTTVAWMLVGNKCDLENIRDVSVEEAKCLAEAEGLFFMETSALDSTNVKKAFEIVIREIYNNVSRKVLNSDTYKAELSLDRVTLVNNGNDSKQAQSYFSCCSR, from the exons ATGTCATCAGACGAGGAAGGAGGAGAGGAGTACTTGTTCAAGATCGTGATAATTGGGGATTCTGCAGTAGGAAAATCAAATCTACTTTCTCGATATGCAAGAAATGAGTTCAATTTGCATTCAAAAGCCACAATAGGAGTGGAGTTTCAGACCCAGAGCATGGAAATTGATGGAAAAGAAGTTAAGGCTCAGATTTGGGACACTGCCGGTCAAGAGAGGTTTAGGGCTGTTACTTCCGCTTACTATAGAGGTGCTGTCGGTGCTCTCATTGTTTATGATATCAGTCGCCGTACTACTTTTGATAGTGTTGGTCGATGGCTTGATGAGCTTAAaa CCCATTCAGATACAACTGTAGCATGGATGCTGGTTGGAAACAAATGTGATTTGGAGAATATCAGGGATGTTAGTGTGGAGGAAGCCAAATGCCTCGCAGAAGCAGAAGGCTTATTCTTCATGGAAACATCTGCCCTCGACTCAACAAATGTTAAAAAGGCTTTTGAGATTGTTATTCGAGAGATATACAACAATGTGAGCAGGAAGGTCTTGAATTCTGATACGTACAAAGCTGAATTGTCTCTGGATAGGGTAACCCTTGTTAATAATGGGAATGATTCCAAGCAAGCTCAGAGCTACTTTTCCTGCTGCTCCAGGTGA
- the LOC118040560 gene encoding protein CMS1, giving the protein MGSGKPERHSKTKEKKGLSLRNPSKKINSKKKTGINKKTDQSKNEENQNKSEASTPASASQQLSFFINEFQSANGVQLSSIELESIKETCFVELSQESGHDVMALGSHMKAAFGPSWKQVLCEGKLVEGIIDPGSPSVLIISTSALRSLELLRGVRSLTKECHAAKLFSKHMKVEEQVAMLKKRVNFASGTPSRIKKLIDIEALGLSRLTMIVLDMHADVKGYSLFTLPQVRDELWDLYKDFFHQRLLQGHLRICLFGPIPSAKGKEFKGKKEESLQNK; this is encoded by the exons atgggAAGCGGGAAACCAGAAAGACACTCAAAGACAAAGGAGAAGAAGGGGTTATCTCTCAGAAACCctagtaaaaaaatcaactctaaGAAGAAAACGGGTATCAACAAGAAGACTGACCAATCCAAAAACGAAGAAAACCAGAACAAGAGCGAGGCTTCTACCCCAGCTTCAGCTTCCCAGCAGCTTAGTTTTTTCATAAACGAGTTTCAATCTGCCAATGGGGTTCAGCTTTCATCTATTGAGCTCGAATCAATTAAGg AGACCTGCTTTGTTGAGTTATCTCAAGAATCGGGTCACGATGTTATGGCCTTAGGGAGCCACATGAAGGCGGCTTTTGGCCCATCTTGGAAACAAGTTCTTTGTGAAGGGAAGTTGGTGGAAGGCATTATTGATCCAGGGAGTCCTTCTGTTCTTATTATTTCTACATCTGCCTTGAGATCTCTAGAACTTCTAAG GGGTGTGCGCTCTTTGACGAAAGAATGTCATGCTGCGAAGCTATTCTCCAAGCATATGAAGGTCGAGGAACAG GTAGCCATGTTGAAGAAGCGTGTAAATTTTGCTAGTGGCACACCCAGCAG GATAAAGAAGTTGATCGACATTGAGGCACTGGGGCTTTCACGGTTAACAATGATTGTGCTCGACATGCACGCAGATGTCAAGGGTTATTCATTGTTTACCCTTCCGCAAGTCAG AGACGAGCTCTGGGACTTGTATAAAGATTTCTTCCATCAACGACTATTGCAAGGCCATCTACGCATCTGTCTGTTTGGTCCTATACCAAGCGCAAAAGGTAAGGAGTTCAAAGGTAAAAAGGAAGAGTCCCTACAGAACAAGTAA